In Candidatus Eremiobacterota bacterium, a single window of DNA contains:
- a CDS encoding response regulator, with amino-acid sequence MMAPARPKILIADDDRNVLRIIELALSDEHFQLIFAEDGPNALAIAEKERPDMVILDIRLPGVDGFEVLKTLRGKSSQGLYDEMVIILLSSASFEKTITQGFKEGADDFITKPFSPGNLKSRVKSWLIRKGITVS; translated from the coding sequence ATGATGGCCCCGGCAAGACCCAAGATACTTATTGCCGATGATGACAGGAACGTGCTGCGCATAATAGAGCTCGCGCTCTCCGATGAGCACTTCCAGCTCATCTTCGCGGAAGACGGCCCCAATGCCCTTGCCATTGCGGAAAAAGAGCGGCCTGACATGGTGATCCTGGACATCAGGCTTCCCGGAGTTGACGGCTTTGAAGTGCTCAAGACGCTCCGCGGCAAGTCATCGCAGGGGCTTTATGATGAGATGGTGATTATTCTTCTCTCGAGCGCAAGCTTTGAAAAAACCATCACGCAAGGATTCAAAGAGGGCGCCGATGATTTCATTACCAAGCCCTTCAGCCCCGGCAACCTCAAGAGCCGCGTGAAGTCCTGGCTTATCAGGAAGGGTATTACCGTGAGCTGA
- a CDS encoding bifunctional UDP-sugar hydrolase/5'-nucleotidase: MEIQGRHIQGSTAPPMRNAKGMPKAAEKEALPADVFSPQEAPPPSRSVPLTILHTNDIHGHAEPFCESHKMVGGLAHLAETIKEERAKDPAHTLLLDAGDSTQGDPLSDFFKGRPVLESMNKMGYDVCVLGNHDFDNGLKTLAGTLKKTKSPVLAANLVIKKENAFIDGCTEPFVIKDIDGVKVGIVGLVTPDAITMLKSREDAAKIDIRPPEETLREVLPEMKKQGADVVVLLSHLGIDADREVARQFPDISLIVGGHTHTKLDRPIKEGKTLIVQSGCYGRHLGEIELLIDRDSKRVSLNGSRLIPIEEHSVEPDKKVEAIIKKYEEKIAPILGEVVTEIKRNLTQRDFHVYREESTLGNCIADLIRERGKTDIGFITAASMRCNLYRGPVKTGDIYTMFPWQDQFTTVKLKGCHIPRLIEQGLSKIANGVAFSGIKAVIDTRLPEGQQVVSVTDENGKPLDPDRLYTIATRDYIAQGFSGMDVMHKSTDVKNHGDLRKNIIDALKETDHIDAKKDGRLINLATQKVSSR; the protein is encoded by the coding sequence ATGGAGATCCAGGGCCGCCATATTCAGGGGAGCACCGCTCCCCCCATGCGCAATGCCAAGGGCATGCCGAAAGCCGCCGAAAAGGAAGCTCTTCCTGCCGACGTCTTTTCGCCACAGGAGGCGCCGCCGCCCAGCCGCTCCGTTCCCCTCACGATCCTTCACACCAATGACATTCACGGCCATGCCGAGCCGTTCTGCGAGAGCCACAAGATGGTGGGAGGGCTTGCCCACCTTGCCGAGACCATCAAGGAGGAGAGAGCCAAGGACCCCGCCCATACCCTTCTCCTCGATGCCGGCGACTCCACGCAGGGCGATCCTCTCTCGGACTTTTTCAAAGGGCGCCCCGTCCTGGAATCCATGAACAAAATGGGCTATGATGTCTGTGTGCTGGGAAACCATGATTTTGACAACGGCCTCAAGACCCTTGCCGGCACGCTCAAGAAAACCAAATCGCCTGTCCTGGCGGCAAACCTCGTGATAAAGAAAGAGAATGCCTTTATTGACGGCTGCACAGAGCCTTTTGTCATCAAGGATATAGACGGCGTCAAGGTGGGCATTGTCGGCCTTGTCACGCCCGATGCCATCACAATGCTCAAGAGCAGGGAGGATGCCGCAAAGATTGACATAAGGCCGCCTGAAGAGACCCTCAGGGAAGTCCTTCCCGAGATGAAGAAACAGGGAGCCGACGTGGTGGTCCTTCTCTCTCACCTGGGCATTGATGCCGACAGGGAGGTGGCCCGGCAGTTTCCCGATATCAGCCTCATCGTGGGCGGCCACACCCATACAAAGCTTGACAGGCCCATCAAGGAAGGGAAGACCCTTATCGTGCAGTCAGGCTGCTATGGAAGGCACCTGGGTGAGATAGAGCTCCTCATCGACAGGGACTCGAAGAGAGTGAGCCTCAACGGCTCGCGCCTCATCCCTATCGAGGAGCACAGTGTCGAGCCCGACAAGAAAGTGGAAGCCATCATCAAGAAATATGAGGAGAAGATCGCCCCCATACTGGGCGAGGTCGTGACAGAGATTAAAAGAAACCTCACACAGAGGGACTTTCATGTGTACCGCGAAGAATCGACGCTGGGCAACTGTATCGCCGACCTTATCAGAGAGCGCGGAAAAACCGATATCGGCTTCATCACCGCGGCCTCGATGCGCTGCAATCTTTACCGGGGCCCCGTGAAGACCGGTGATATCTACACCATGTTCCCATGGCAGGACCAGTTCACGACGGTGAAGCTCAAGGGATGTCATATCCCCAGGCTCATCGAGCAGGGGCTCAGCAAGATCGCAAACGGCGTGGCCTTCTCAGGCATCAAGGCCGTGATTGACACAAGGCTCCCCGAAGGGCAGCAGGTGGTCTCCGTAACCGATGAGAACGGGAAGCCCCTCGATCCTGACAGGCTCTACACCATTGCCACGCGCGATTACATCGCCCAGGGGTTCTCCGGCATGGACGTCATGCACAAGAGCACTGACGTCAAAAATCATGGTGACCTGCGCAAGAATATCATTGATGCACTGAAAGAAACCGATCACATTGATGCGAAGAAGGATGGGAGACTGATCAACCTGGCCACCCAGAAGGTCAGCTCACGGTAA
- a CDS encoding MBL fold metallo-hydrolase, whose translation MKIKFWGTRGSIPSPGSSTIKYGGNTPCVEVHGGGALVIIDCGSGLRALGNALLAGKKPVKASILLSHTHWDHIQGFPFFKPGFIPGNEFTLYGPHDTGACIQKVMEGQMEHRYFPVKLSDMGSKVRFQELKEGPFSIGGMAIDVQYMNHTALTMGFRITEGKVSICYCTDTEPHSLLTEEHAGGEGSLPIFAHKGDQRLVDFIRNAEMLIIDSQYTGEEYATKKGWGHSSIDYAVMVALQGNVRRLALFHHDPEHSDEQIDGFVEYGRELAARWGRKIEIFAAREEQELEIGEA comes from the coding sequence TTGAAAATAAAGTTCTGGGGAACGCGAGGCTCCATCCCTTCTCCCGGCTCCTCAACAATCAAGTACGGAGGAAACACTCCCTGTGTGGAAGTCCACGGCGGCGGCGCCCTGGTCATCATTGACTGCGGTTCGGGCCTCCGTGCTCTTGGAAATGCCCTTCTTGCCGGGAAAAAACCTGTCAAGGCAAGTATCCTCCTCAGTCATACCCATTGGGATCACATACAGGGCTTCCCTTTTTTCAAGCCAGGATTCATTCCTGGAAACGAGTTCACCCTCTATGGCCCCCATGACACAGGAGCCTGCATCCAGAAGGTCATGGAAGGCCAGATGGAGCACCGTTATTTTCCTGTCAAGCTTTCTGACATGGGATCGAAGGTGAGGTTCCAGGAGCTGAAGGAGGGCCCGTTCTCAATAGGCGGCATGGCCATTGATGTGCAGTATATGAACCACACTGCCCTCACTATGGGGTTCAGGATCACCGAGGGAAAGGTGTCGATCTGTTACTGCACCGACACGGAGCCCCATTCGCTGCTCACCGAGGAGCACGCCGGGGGTGAGGGAAGCCTTCCGATCTTTGCCCACAAGGGCGACCAGCGCCTTGTGGATTTCATAAGGAACGCTGAAATGCTCATTATTGACTCCCAGTATACCGGTGAAGAATATGCCACCAAGAAGGGGTGGGGCCACAGCAGCATCGACTATGCCGTCATGGTGGCACTTCAGGGGAATGTAAGGCGCCTTGCTCTGTTTCACCACGATCCAGAGCATTCCGATGAGCAGATTGACGGTTTTGTCGAGTACGGAAGGGAACTGGCGGCCCGCTGGGGCAGAAAGATCGAGATCTTCGCTGCCCGTGAAGAGCAGGAGCTCGAGATAGGGGAGGCATGA